The following proteins are co-located in the Schistocerca nitens isolate TAMUIC-IGC-003100 chromosome 2, iqSchNite1.1, whole genome shotgun sequence genome:
- the LOC126235499 gene encoding uncharacterized protein LOC126235499 — MKNKTKHFFKQMQGHVPIPFFGCAFAVESVWSRHCVLGPKYYKSKESSVPEHLEDHVTPRKRLRIMDTRKSNCPETLNMKCIRVYPDYSMHSATEHRDTKAKVLASLQKDLALPCPPKSYLRYYLTASPASAHTHATESVEASGYKHPSLVKEIKNLVLSGMTSLKVIKLALDRFVEINFTGTHIPGQMNTTFYPTEKTIYSNIYGTLYGTNKVLFDETRLQNQVDEWHKDSSNHMIYYRHCTGPNGEVKPLLFCYQSSWQRDLLKKYVGSCLLDATYKTTTYDIPLFFIAVKIEAAEEAVEVEESVEAANTDGVVQTQNIPLQQFEARELCKQIYNLTYNCSNSETLQKVLESLSNCVRDLQLANPEVGGLPLAVPSTSKQ, encoded by the exons atgaaaa ataaaacaaagcatttcttcaagcaaatgcagggacatgtccctatccccttttttggttgtgcatttgcagtggagagtgtgtggtcgaggcactgtgttttggggccaaaatactataaaagtaaagagtctagtgtacctgagcacttg gaagaccatgtgactcctcgtaagagattgaggatcatggatactagaaaatccaactgcccagaaactttaaatatgaagtgtataagggtgtatcctgattacagtatgcactcagcaactgaacacagggataccaaggcaaaa GTTCTTGCAAGTCTACAGAAAGATTTGGCATTGCCATGCCCGCCTAAGAGCTATTTACGTTATTATTTGACTGCTTCCCCAGCAAGTGCACACACACATGCTACTGAAAGTGTTGAAGCAAGTGGGTACAAACATCCTTCACTTGTAAAGGAAATAAAAAACTTAGTACTCAGTGGCATGACATCTCTCAAAGTCATTAAGTTGGCTCTAGACAGATTTGTTGAAatcaatttcactgggacacacataccaggtcaaatgaatactaccttttaccccacagagaaaactatttacagtAACATTTATGGGACCCTTTATGgtacaaataaagtattgtttgacgagactagactgcagaatcaggttgatgagtggcacaaagactcgagcaatcacatgatttattatagacattgtacgggacccaatggagaagtgaaaccattacttttttgctatcagagcagttggcagagagatcttttgaagaagtatgtgggtagttgtttgttagatgcaacatacaaaacaacaacatatgatattcctttattttttatagctgtgaaga ttgaagcagctgaggaggctgtcgaggttgaggagtctgtcgaggcagcaaatacagatggtgttgttcaaacccagaatattcctttgcagcagtttgaagcaagggagctgtgtaaacagatttataatctcacatacaactgcagcaacagcgaaacattacaaaaagtacttgaatcactgagcaactgtgtgcgagatttgcaattagcaaatcctgaagttggtggtctcccattagcagtgccatcaacttccaaacaatag